From Pseudoalteromonas sp. R3, one genomic window encodes:
- the pcnB gene encoding polynucleotide adenylyltransferase PcnB — MTCSATPALIPRSEHAISRKQFSPNAIKVLYRLKDGGYDAYLVGGCIRDILLGIEPKDFDVVTNATPEQVKKLFRNCRLIGRRFRLAHIVFGREIIEVATMRGHHQAQDNPDPTSQSSEQGQLLRDNVYGTIEEDAQRRDFSINALYYSINDFSIRDFAGGIAAIEQRKIELIGDPETRYREDPVRMLRAVRFATKLDMTIAGPTEAPIKELAPLLSNIPPARLFEETLKLFLGGKAEANFLMLRKYGLFKQLFPAVDAILDNADSEFESTFIQKMFANTDERINADKKVTPAFIYAALLWFPLRDRCNALIAEGMNEYDAFMQAISQILAENARHIAVPKRFTLGARDIWHIQQRLDKRGGQRAYRLSLQPRFKAGYDFLLLRVESGETEQQELAHWWTDYLQQDVNGQKEMVKALGQRSGGSERRRRRPRNKPRRKPNPES; from the coding sequence GTGACATGTAGTGCTACACCTGCGTTAATACCACGCAGTGAACATGCTATCTCGCGCAAACAATTTAGCCCCAATGCAATCAAAGTTTTGTACCGACTCAAAGATGGTGGCTATGACGCCTATCTGGTGGGTGGTTGTATTCGTGATATCTTGTTAGGCATTGAACCCAAAGATTTTGATGTTGTTACTAATGCGACACCTGAGCAAGTCAAAAAGCTATTTCGTAATTGCCGGCTAATCGGCCGCCGCTTCAGACTCGCCCATATCGTGTTTGGCCGTGAAATCATAGAAGTGGCAACCATGCGTGGACACCACCAGGCACAAGACAACCCGGATCCAACCAGTCAGTCTAGTGAACAGGGCCAGCTGCTGCGCGATAATGTCTATGGCACGATTGAAGAAGATGCACAGCGCCGTGATTTTTCGATTAATGCGCTCTACTACTCGATTAACGACTTTAGTATCCGTGACTTTGCGGGCGGTATTGCGGCCATTGAGCAGCGTAAAATTGAACTGATCGGCGACCCTGAAACCCGCTATCGGGAAGATCCGGTACGTATGCTGCGTGCCGTGCGCTTCGCTACTAAGCTAGATATGACCATTGCCGGCCCAACGGAAGCGCCAATTAAAGAACTTGCGCCTCTACTAAGCAATATCCCTCCGGCACGCTTGTTTGAAGAAACATTGAAGCTCTTTTTAGGTGGTAAGGCGGAAGCTAACTTCCTGATGCTCAGAAAGTATGGCCTGTTTAAACAACTTTTCCCGGCCGTTGACGCTATTTTAGACAATGCAGACAGCGAGTTTGAAAGCACGTTTATCCAAAAAATGTTCGCTAATACGGATGAGCGCATTAACGCCGATAAAAAAGTCACTCCAGCCTTTATCTATGCTGCACTGCTATGGTTCCCGCTGAGAGACCGGTGTAATGCACTGATAGCTGAGGGCATGAACGAGTATGACGCCTTTATGCAAGCGATCAGTCAGATACTGGCAGAAAACGCCCGTCACATTGCCGTGCCAAAACGCTTTACACTCGGTGCGCGGGATATCTGGCACATCCAACAGCGTCTCGATAAACGCGGTGGTCAGCGCGCTTACCGTCTCAGCCTGCAACCGAGATTTAAAGCCGGTTATGACTTCTTACTTTTACGAGTAGAAAGTGGCGAAACCGAGCAGCAGGAGCTGGCACACTGGTGGACTGACTATTTGCAACAAGACGTCAATGGACAAAAAGAGATGGTGAAAGCGCTGGGTCAACGCTCTGGTGGCTCAGAAAGACGCCGCCGTCGTCCCAGAAATAAACCGCGTAGAAAACCAAACCCAGAATCATGA
- the folK gene encoding 2-amino-4-hydroxy-6-hydroxymethyldihydropteridine diphosphokinase has translation MNTVYIGLGANLNAPEAQLRNALDALNASSSLSLARVSSFYASKPMGPQDQPDYINAVAKLMTDLPAIEVLDLLQKIELQHGRVRKAERWGPRTLDLDILLYNDEKIDTQRLIVPHYGLCEREFVVFPLLEIAPELTLPNGQLLANIASSLPRNGLTAVAQYRMTKSIA, from the coding sequence ATGAACACCGTATATATTGGATTAGGGGCGAACCTGAACGCCCCTGAGGCACAGTTACGCAATGCACTGGATGCTCTGAATGCATCCTCATCACTCTCGCTGGCACGCGTATCCAGCTTTTATGCCTCAAAGCCTATGGGTCCGCAAGACCAGCCCGATTATATCAATGCCGTTGCCAAACTGATGACGGATCTGCCTGCCATAGAAGTGCTCGACCTGCTACAAAAGATTGAGCTACAACATGGCCGGGTTCGTAAAGCAGAGCGCTGGGGCCCACGTACATTAGATTTAGATATTCTGCTATACAACGATGAAAAGATAGACACACAACGATTAATCGTACCGCATTATGGCTTGTGTGAACGTGAGTTTGTGGTCTTTCCACTGTTAGAAATTGCACCTGAACTCACCTTACCAAATGGACAGTTGCTGGCTAATATTGCCTCTTCACTGCCACGTAATGGGCTTACAGCTGTCGCCCAATATCGCATGACTAAATCGATTGCATAG
- the panB gene encoding 3-methyl-2-oxobutanoate hydroxymethyltransferase, protein MAKVTVSTLAKKKREGTKITALTAYDASFAKLFHDNGVDVILVGDSLGMVLQGGEDTLAVTTADIAYHTRCVRAGSKELFVVADMPFMSYANPAQACENAAVLMRSGANMVKLEGGEWLLDSIRLLTQQGIPVCGHLGLTPQSVNVFGGFKIQGREEAQAEKMVADAIALEQAGAQLLVIECIPSALAKRISEALTIPVIGIGAGKDTDGQILVMHDLVGISAGYIPKFSKNFLAETGNMPAAVEKFCTDVKSGAFPSQEHEFN, encoded by the coding sequence ATGGCTAAAGTAACCGTTTCAACATTGGCCAAGAAAAAACGTGAAGGAACCAAAATCACAGCACTAACCGCATACGACGCCAGCTTTGCTAAGCTGTTCCATGACAACGGCGTTGACGTTATTCTGGTCGGAGATTCTCTGGGTATGGTGCTGCAAGGTGGCGAAGATACCCTGGCTGTGACCACAGCGGATATTGCATACCATACGCGCTGTGTTCGTGCCGGTAGCAAAGAGTTGTTTGTGGTGGCCGATATGCCCTTTATGAGTTATGCCAACCCGGCGCAAGCTTGCGAAAACGCGGCGGTGCTAATGCGCTCTGGCGCTAATATGGTCAAACTGGAAGGCGGCGAATGGTTACTTGATTCTATTCGACTGTTGACGCAACAAGGTATTCCGGTGTGTGGTCATTTAGGTCTGACTCCACAATCGGTGAACGTCTTTGGCGGTTTCAAGATCCAGGGCCGTGAAGAGGCCCAGGCAGAAAAAATGGTTGCCGACGCTATTGCGCTGGAGCAAGCAGGTGCACAGTTATTGGTCATAGAATGTATCCCATCAGCACTGGCCAAACGTATCAGTGAAGCACTGACTATCCCAGTGATTGGTATTGGGGCGGGCAAAGACACCGACGGCCAGATCCTGGTGATGCATGACCTGGTCGGTATCTCGGCAGGCTATATTCCTAAGTTTTCGAAAAACTTCCTCGCCGAGACTGGCAACATGCCAGCAGCGGTCGAAAAGTTCTGCACTGATGTAAAAAGTGGTGCATTTCCCTCTCAGGAACACGAGTTTAACTAA
- the panC gene encoding pantoate--beta-alanine ligase: protein MQSITEIKSLRSQIKAWRQQGQSIAFVPTMGNLHQGHFSLVEKAKTLADKVVVSIFVNPMQFGANEDLDNYPRTLTQDKQGLAELDTDIVFTPSVEAIYPNGLDTQSYVDVPGVSEGYCGGSRSGHFRGVATVVTKLFNLVQPDFACFGEKDYQQLQVIKTMVRDLSMPIEIIGVPTQREISGLAMSSRNGYLSEQEKDTAKILYQTLNDTAQQLTQGARDFAALEQAAKSTLEAAGLKPDYFSIAQRDSLKPATLEDSEFVILAAAYLNQVRLIDNIQVLTEA, encoded by the coding sequence ATGCAATCAATTACAGAAATAAAATCTCTGCGTAGCCAAATTAAAGCCTGGCGGCAACAAGGACAAAGCATTGCCTTTGTGCCGACTATGGGCAATTTGCACCAGGGGCATTTTTCACTGGTTGAAAAGGCCAAAACCCTGGCAGACAAAGTGGTGGTTAGTATTTTCGTCAATCCGATGCAATTTGGTGCCAACGAAGACCTAGATAACTATCCGCGTACGCTGACGCAGGACAAACAGGGGCTGGCCGAGCTGGACACCGACATCGTCTTTACCCCAAGCGTCGAGGCTATCTATCCAAACGGCCTCGACACACAGAGCTATGTCGATGTGCCAGGTGTATCCGAAGGCTATTGCGGCGGCAGCCGCAGCGGTCATTTCAGAGGGGTAGCCACAGTTGTGACTAAACTCTTTAATCTGGTTCAACCTGACTTTGCCTGCTTTGGTGAAAAAGACTATCAACAGCTTCAGGTGATTAAAACTATGGTGCGCGACTTGTCCATGCCCATTGAAATCATCGGAGTACCTACTCAAAGAGAGATTTCTGGTTTAGCGATGAGTTCTCGCAATGGCTACCTGTCAGAGCAGGAAAAAGACACGGCCAAAATACTCTACCAAACTTTAAATGACACAGCTCAGCAACTGACACAAGGTGCTCGCGATTTCGCTGCACTGGAGCAAGCCGCCAAATCGACTCTTGAAGCGGCTGGCCTGAAGCCTGATTACTTCTCTATCGCACAAAGAGACAGCCTAAAACCTGCTACACTGGAAGACAGTGAGTTTGTGATCCTGGCTGCTGCTTACCTGAATCAGGTGAGGCTAATCGACAATATCCAGGTCCTAACTGAAGCATAA
- the phoR gene encoding phosphate regulon sensor histidine kinase PhoR yields MYRVIDKQALLKRLFLYFLPLTLIGILLGAPFVLLFIGAMVLLIWHYQQLYRLSDWLINQRSFNPPEGSGAWEQIFEGIYQLQHRNRKKRNELAELIRRFREGAEAVPDAVIVMQQDLSIVWCNQLALKVLGLQWPTDHGQRLDNLIRDPKFVKYMQAHDFHDPLEMESGHGGERVLEFRVMPYAEQLMMVVRDISRLKQLEQMRKDFVANVSHELRTPLTVVTGYLEMMEGDQMPPPAMWNKAHHTMIEQCKRMDSLVNQLLSLSRIEGQRNQDNDKAVNVPAMLTLIQTEANSLNQDKHHEIEFCVDQALDIKGCIDELRSAFSNLVFNAIHYTKPGGKITVNWYLDGERPRFSVIDNGDGIAPEHINRLTERFYRVDKARSRKTGGSGLGLAITKHVLSRHDSHLEIDSTLGKGSCFSFAFEKEKRIFMTNTESHKSVI; encoded by the coding sequence ATGTATAGGGTGATTGATAAACAGGCGTTATTGAAACGCCTGTTTTTGTATTTTCTGCCATTAACCCTGATTGGGATCTTGCTAGGCGCACCGTTTGTCTTACTCTTTATCGGTGCCATGGTACTGTTGATCTGGCATTACCAGCAGCTGTATCGACTGAGTGACTGGTTGATCAATCAGCGCAGCTTTAACCCGCCTGAGGGATCGGGTGCCTGGGAGCAGATCTTTGAAGGGATCTACCAGTTACAACACCGCAATCGCAAAAAGCGCAATGAACTGGCTGAGCTGATCCGACGCTTCCGTGAAGGTGCCGAAGCGGTGCCAGATGCCGTGATAGTGATGCAGCAGGATCTCAGTATTGTCTGGTGTAACCAACTTGCACTTAAAGTACTTGGTCTGCAATGGCCAACGGATCATGGTCAGCGCCTCGATAACCTGATCCGCGATCCTAAGTTCGTAAAATATATGCAGGCCCATGATTTTCATGATCCCCTGGAAATGGAATCCGGGCATGGTGGTGAGCGCGTATTAGAATTTCGGGTTATGCCTTACGCTGAGCAGTTAATGATGGTGGTGCGTGATATCTCCAGGTTGAAACAGCTTGAGCAGATGCGCAAAGACTTTGTTGCCAATGTGTCTCACGAACTGCGTACTCCCCTTACGGTAGTCACCGGATATCTGGAGATGATGGAAGGCGATCAGATGCCGCCTCCGGCAATGTGGAACAAAGCGCATCACACTATGATAGAGCAGTGTAAGCGAATGGATAGTCTGGTTAATCAGCTGCTTTCATTATCTCGTATTGAGGGGCAGCGAAACCAGGACAATGACAAAGCGGTAAATGTGCCAGCTATGCTGACCTTGATTCAGACCGAAGCGAATTCACTGAATCAGGATAAGCATCATGAGATTGAGTTTTGTGTTGATCAGGCATTGGACATCAAAGGGTGTATTGATGAACTACGCAGTGCTTTTTCCAATTTGGTGTTTAATGCAATTCATTACACTAAACCAGGTGGCAAAATCACGGTCAACTGGTATCTCGATGGTGAACGACCACGCTTTTCTGTCATCGATAATGGCGATGGTATTGCGCCTGAGCATATTAACCGACTCACCGAACGATTCTACCGGGTCGATAAGGCACGCAGCCGTAAAACGGGTGGTTCTGGGTTAGGTCTGGCTATCACCAAACACGTCTTGTCTCGCCACGATTCACATCTGGAAATAGACAGTACACTCGGTAAGGGCTCGTGTTTCTCATTTGCCTTCGAAAAAGAAAAACGTATTTTTATGACAAACACTGAAAGTCATAAAAGTGTCATTTGA